A window of Enterobacter ludwigii genomic DNA:
ACCGTTGACGATAGCGGTTTTCGCCCCCGGTTTGACCTTCACAAAAGCACCGTCTTTCGCGATGGTGAACAGTTGTGCGTAATCATCCCACTGTACATCTGCGCCAAAGTCCTGCAGCGTTTTGTCCATCGGGACCATGTGCGCCTCGCTGCCGTGAGCGAAAACAGGGGGTTGCCAGGCGCAACACAGCGCAACAGCCATAGCCAGTGCCGTTCTACGGGCAGAAAAAGAAGAATTGCTTCCCATCGTAGACCTCATCTTGTTGTGTTTATTGTGTGGTGACAGCCTTATCCTGACAGGCGCCTGAGAAAAGCGTTTGCCTGCATCTGCCAGATTATTTGTCAGTCTTGCCAGGTTAAAAAAAGACCGGGGTGGCATCACACCCCGGTCAACGTGCGAGAGAGAAAAGAGTCAGGCGTCACCCTGCTGGCGCGCCACCAGCGTCAGAATGGAGTAGAGCGCCACGGCCTGCTGATGCTGGTTAAAAATCTCAACGGCCCACTCCACCACGCCCGTCGGTTTTTCCTCGGCGGTGCGTTGTTTCTTCAGCGTTTTACGTTTGCAGGTCAGGCGCACCTGAATGGTATCGCCCGGTTTAACCGGCTCGATAAAGCGCAGGTTTTCCATGCCGTAGTTGGCAATCACCGGCCCGACACCCGCATCAACGAACAACCCTGCTGCGGCGGAAATCAGGAAATAACCGTGGACCACGCGTTCGCCAAAGATTGACTCTGCCGCGCCAATCTTGTCCATGTGCGCGTAAAAGTGATCGCCGCTCAGGCAGGCAAAGTTCACGATATCCGCTTCTGTGAGCGTACGACGCGGCGTCAGCAGGCTGTCGCCCGGCTGCAACTCCTCGAAGTATTTACGGAACGGATGAACGCGGTCTTCCTGCACGTCAGCACCGCGCACCCACTGTTTGCCAATGGCAGCCAGCATGGATGGACTGCCCTGAATGGCGGTGCGCTGCAGATAGTGCTTCACTGCCCGCAGGCCGCCCAGCTCTTCACCGCCGCCCGCGCGACCTGGACCACCGTGGACCAGTTGAGGAAGCGGAGAACCGTGGCCGGTAGACTCTTTCGAGGATTCCTCATTGAGGACCTGAATACGTCCGTGAGCGCGTGCCGCGCCGGCAATAAACTGGCGGGCGGTTGCCAGATCCGCAGTGACCAGCGTCCCGGCCAGGCTTCCACCGCCCGCGCGGGCAAGCTGCATCGCGTGGGCTGCATTGCGATACGGCATCAGGGTCGCAACCGGACCAAAGGCTTCAGTCGCGTGAACTGCCGGTGTTTCATCCGGCTGCGGACAGAAAAGCAGGGTCGGTGGGAAGAAGGCACCAGTAGCCTGCAAATCCGCTTTGCCCCCCAGGCGGATTTCACAGCCTGCGGCAACCAGCAGCTCCACTTTCTCCTGAACGTCCGCACGCTGTTCGCTGTTCACCAGCGCGCCCATTTTTACCCCTTCCTGCGCCGGGTCACCCACCACCACTTTTTCCAGCCGCGCGATTAGCGCCTGGCTGACGGCATCGAGCCGCGTCTGCGGCACAATGATGCGGCGGATCGCCGTACATTTTTGTCCGGACTTGGCGGTCATTTCACGGACGACTTCCCGAATGAACAGGGCAAATTCTGGCTGGTCTGGCGTAACGTCTTCCCCCAGCACGCAGCAGTTCAGGGAGTCAGCTTCCATGGTGAAGGGAATGGAATTCGCCACAATATTGGGGTGGACGCGCAGGCTTTGCCCGGTACTGGCGGAGCCGGTAAACGTCACCACGTCCTGGCTGTCGAGATGATTCAGCAGATCCCCTGCGCCACCGCAGATTAGACTGATGGCGCCGTCCGGTACCAGGCCGCTGTCGATAATGGATTTCACCATCTCCTGGGTCACCTGCGCTGTGGCGGTAGCGGGTTTGATGATGGCAGGCATCCCGGCGAGCCAGGTGGGTGCCAGTTTTTCCAGCATACCCCAGCACGGGAAGTTAAAAGCGTTGATATGGACCGCCACGCCTGATTTTGACGTCAGGACATGGCGTGCAGCAAAACCACCTTCCTTCGACAGAGGGATCAACTCATCCTCAGGCCACAGTGTGTCATCCGGCAGTTCGCGGCTGCCCAGGCTGGCATAGGTGAAGAGGGTACCGATACCGCCTTCAATATCCACCCAGCTGTCTGCCTTTGTCGCCCCGGTCTGGGCAGACAGGGCATAAAACGTCTCTTTCTGACTAAGCAGATGTTTCGCCACCGCCTTCAGCATGGCAGCACGTTCGATAAAGGTCATTTTGTGAAGTGCTTCGCCGCCGTGCTCAATGGCATAGCGACGGGCGGCCGCCATATCCAGCCCTTCGCTGGTTACGCTCCACAGCGCTTCGCCAGTGATGGCGTGATGAATAGTGCGTTCGCGGCCCCGGCCAGACTGCCAGGTACCGGACAAGAAGCTGGCTAACTGCTGCATCGCTTATCTCCAAATGTTACGAAAATTCACCATTAATAGTTTGATCGTGAATCATAAAAATCAAGCTGAGTTTTAATGATTTGTTAACATTGTGATCCGGCACTGATGAAACGCAGTGCGCAAACGCCCGAATGTTAGGGTGTGCTGTAAAAGCCTTGCGAGCGGCATCACAAAACCAGGAAACAATTCTTGGGGTTATATTTAACCTTTGTGTAACTTTTAAAAAACAAAGTGATTCAACATTTCGCTTTAGATTGCAAACTAACGAATCATAAAGGTGATGACGTGACGCAAGAACAACGGTTTGAGCAGCGCATAGCGCAGGAGACGGCGATAGAGCCCCAGGACTGGATGCCTGAGGCCTACCGCAAGACGCTGATCCGCCAGATTGGCCAGCACGCGCACTCCGAAATTGTCGGCATGCTGCCCGAAGGTAACTGGATCACCCGCGCACCGACGTTGCGCCGTAAAGCGATCCTGCTGGCGAAAGTGCAGGACGAAGCCGGACACGGTTTGTACCTGTATAGCGCGGCAGAAACGCTGGGCTGCGCGCGGGAAGACATCTACCAGAAGATGCTCGACGGCAAGATGAAATACTCCTCCATCTTCAACTACCCAACCCTGAGCTGGGCCGATATCGGCGTGATCGGCTGGCTGGTGGACGGCGCTGCCATCGTTAACCAGGTAGCGTTGTGCCGGACCTCTTATGGGCCGTATGCCAGGGCAATGGTGAAAATCTGTAAAGAAGAGAGCTTCCACCAGCGTCAGGGCTTTGAAGCCTGTATGGCGCTGGCGCAGGGTAGTGAAGCCCAACGCCAGATGCTGCAGGACGCCATCAACCGTTTTTGGTGGCCGGCACTGATGATGTTTGGGCCGAACGATGACAACTCGCCGAACAGCGCCCGCAGCCTGGCCTGGAAAATCAAACGCTTCGGCAATGACGAACTTCGCCAGCGTTTTGTCGACAACACCATTCCCCAGGTGGAGATGCTCGGCATGACGGTGCCCGATCCCGACCTGCGTTTTGACGACGAGAGCGGTCATTACCGTTTCGGCGAGATCTACTGGCAGGAATTTGAAGAGGTGATTAACGGGCGTGGCATCTGTAACCACGAACGCCTGGCCGCCAAACGCAAGGCCTGGGAAGAGGGGGCGTGGGTGCGTGAAGCTGCACTGGCGCACGCAGAAAAACAACATGCCCGCAAAGTG
This region includes:
- the paaA gene encoding 1,2-phenylacetyl-CoA epoxidase subunit A; its protein translation is MQHFALDCKLTNHKGDDVTQEQRFEQRIAQETAIEPQDWMPEAYRKTLIRQIGQHAHSEIVGMLPEGNWITRAPTLRRKAILLAKVQDEAGHGLYLYSAAETLGCAREDIYQKMLDGKMKYSSIFNYPTLSWADIGVIGWLVDGAAIVNQVALCRTSYGPYARAMVKICKEESFHQRQGFEACMALAQGSEAQRQMLQDAINRFWWPALMMFGPNDDNSPNSARSLAWKIKRFGNDELRQRFVDNTIPQVEMLGMTVPDPDLRFDDESGHYRFGEIYWQEFEEVINGRGICNHERLAAKRKAWEEGAWVREAALAHAEKQHARKVA
- the paaZ gene encoding phenylacetic acid degradation bifunctional protein PaaZ gives rise to the protein MQQLASFLSGTWQSGRGRERTIHHAITGEALWSVTSEGLDMAAARRYAIEHGGEALHKMTFIERAAMLKAVAKHLLSQKETFYALSAQTGATKADSWVDIEGGIGTLFTYASLGSRELPDDTLWPEDELIPLSKEGGFAARHVLTSKSGVAVHINAFNFPCWGMLEKLAPTWLAGMPAIIKPATATAQVTQEMVKSIIDSGLVPDGAISLICGGAGDLLNHLDSQDVVTFTGSASTGQSLRVHPNIVANSIPFTMEADSLNCCVLGEDVTPDQPEFALFIREVVREMTAKSGQKCTAIRRIIVPQTRLDAVSQALIARLEKVVVGDPAQEGVKMGALVNSEQRADVQEKVELLVAAGCEIRLGGKADLQATGAFFPPTLLFCPQPDETPAVHATEAFGPVATLMPYRNAAHAMQLARAGGGSLAGTLVTADLATARQFIAGAARAHGRIQVLNEESSKESTGHGSPLPQLVHGGPGRAGGGEELGGLRAVKHYLQRTAIQGSPSMLAAIGKQWVRGADVQEDRVHPFRKYFEELQPGDSLLTPRRTLTEADIVNFACLSGDHFYAHMDKIGAAESIFGERVVHGYFLISAAAGLFVDAGVGPVIANYGMENLRFIEPVKPGDTIQVRLTCKRKTLKKQRTAEEKPTGVVEWAVEIFNQHQQAVALYSILTLVARQQGDA